The following proteins come from a genomic window of Gottfriedia acidiceleris:
- a CDS encoding peroxiredoxin, protein MAERLVGKQAPRFEMEAVLANKEFGKVSLEENMKNDKWTVLYFYPMDFTFVCPTEIVAISDRYDEFEDLDAEVVGVSTDTIHTHLAWINTDRKDNGLGQLKYALAADTNHAISRDYGVLIEEEGIALRGLFIISPEGELMYQVVHHNNIGREVDEVLRVLQALQTGGLCPANWKPGQATL, encoded by the coding sequence ATGGCAGAACGTTTAGTAGGAAAACAAGCACCACGCTTTGAAATGGAAGCAGTTTTAGCAAATAAAGAATTTGGTAAAGTAAGCTTAGAAGAAAACATGAAAAACGATAAATGGACAGTATTATACTTCTATCCAATGGACTTCACTTTTGTATGTCCAACTGAAATCGTAGCAATCTCTGATCGTTACGACGAGTTTGAAGATCTTGATGCAGAAGTTGTAGGTGTTTCTACAGATACAATTCACACTCACTTAGCATGGATCAATACTGATCGTAAAGATAATGGCTTAGGACAATTAAAATATGCATTAGCTGCAGATACTAACCACGCTATTTCTCGTGACTATGGCGTATTAATTGAAGAAGAAGGTATTGCATTACGTGGATTATTCATCATCAGCCCAGAGGGTGAATTAATGTACCAAGTAGTACACCACAACAACATCGGTCGTGAAGTTGATGAAGTTTTACGTGTACTTCAAGCTTTACAAACTGGTGGACTTTGCCCAGCTAACTGGAAACCAGGTCAAGCAACTCTATAA
- a CDS encoding N-acetyldiaminopimelate deacetylase, with translation MDSFIKIRRDLHLIPELGFQEFKTQAYLLDYLSSLDQERMVMGTWRTGIFVRVKGLKPTRTIGYRTDIDGLPMKENTGLEFSSIHEGNMHACGHDVHMSIALGVLTNLVNEPINDDVVFIFQPAEEGPGGAEPLLKSEEFIPFKPDVIYGLHIAPEYPVGTIATKPGMLFAHTSELFIDFHGLSGHAAFPHLTNDMIVASSHFITQVQSVVSRNVNPLDSAVITIGKITGGTVQNVIADHVRIEGTMRALSEEAMLKLKNRVESLVNGFQESFQCKIEVDFGSNYYGVINDESLTNEFFNFAKQYDGIEATRCNVAMTGEDFGYMTKEIPGLMFWIGVNSEFGLHNQKLNPDENVIPLMIRFISDFMKRKQ, from the coding sequence ATGGATTCATTTATTAAAATTAGACGGGATTTACATTTAATCCCCGAACTTGGATTTCAAGAATTCAAAACACAAGCGTATTTACTAGATTATTTATCTAGTTTAGATCAAGAAAGAATGGTAATGGGAACTTGGAGAACAGGTATTTTCGTTCGAGTAAAAGGATTAAAACCTACTAGAACAATTGGTTACCGTACAGACATTGATGGATTACCAATGAAAGAAAACACAGGATTAGAGTTTTCATCGATTCATGAAGGTAATATGCATGCATGTGGTCATGATGTACATATGAGTATTGCTCTTGGTGTTCTTACTAACCTTGTAAATGAGCCAATAAATGATGATGTCGTATTTATTTTTCAACCTGCAGAGGAAGGTCCTGGAGGAGCGGAACCTTTACTTAAAAGTGAAGAATTTATACCATTTAAACCGGATGTCATTTATGGTTTACATATAGCGCCTGAGTATCCTGTTGGTACAATTGCAACGAAACCTGGTATGTTATTTGCTCATACATCAGAGCTTTTTATTGACTTTCATGGTTTAAGCGGACATGCAGCTTTCCCTCATTTAACGAATGATATGATCGTTGCATCAAGTCATTTTATCACTCAAGTACAATCAGTTGTATCAAGAAATGTTAATCCATTAGACAGTGCTGTCATTACGATTGGAAAAATAACTGGTGGTACAGTTCAAAACGTGATTGCAGATCATGTTCGAATAGAAGGTACGATGCGAGCATTAAGTGAAGAAGCAATGTTAAAATTAAAAAATAGAGTAGAAAGTCTTGTGAATGGATTTCAAGAGAGTTTTCAGTGTAAAATAGAAGTAGATTTTGGAAGTAATTACTATGGAGTAATAAACGATGAATCGTTGACGAATGAATTCTTTAATTTTGCGAAACAATATGACGGTATTGAGGCAACCCGTTGCAATGTTGCAATGACGGGTGAAGATTTTGGTTATATGACAAAAGAAATTCCAGGCCTAATGTTTTGGATTGGCGTAAATTCTGAATTCGGACTCCATAACCAAAAATTAAATCCAGATGAAAATGTGATTCCATTAATGATTCGATTTATTTCGGACTTTATGAAACGAAAACAATGA
- the dapD gene encoding 2,3,4,5-tetrahydropyridine-2,6-dicarboxylate N-acetyltransferase produces the protein MKLMDANEIIAFIANSTKKTPVKVYVKGQLDKLTISESVQSFFSQNSGVLFGEWDDVKVILEEQKEYIEDYVVESDRRNSAIPLLDAKGIKARIEPGAFIRDQVTIGDNAVIMMGAVINIGAVIGEGTMIDMNAVLGGRATTGKNCHVGAGAVLAGVIEPPSANPVILEDNVLIGANAVVLEGIKVGEGAVVAAGAIVTEDVAPYTVVAGVPARKIKDIDDKTISKTEIIQALRQLNQ, from the coding sequence ATGAAATTAATGGACGCAAATGAAATTATTGCATTTATTGCAAATAGCACGAAAAAAACACCTGTAAAGGTTTATGTAAAAGGTCAATTAGACAAGCTTACTATTTCTGAATCAGTTCAATCATTTTTTTCTCAAAATTCTGGAGTTTTATTTGGTGAGTGGGATGATGTTAAAGTAATCCTTGAAGAGCAAAAAGAATACATAGAAGATTATGTAGTAGAATCAGATCGTCGTAATTCAGCGATTCCACTTTTAGATGCTAAAGGTATTAAAGCGCGTATCGAGCCAGGTGCATTTATTCGTGATCAAGTTACAATTGGAGACAATGCAGTTATTATGATGGGTGCTGTAATTAACATCGGTGCTGTAATTGGAGAAGGTACAATGATCGATATGAACGCAGTACTTGGTGGACGTGCTACAACAGGTAAAAACTGTCACGTTGGTGCTGGCGCTGTTTTAGCTGGCGTAATCGAGCCACCATCAGCAAACCCAGTTATTCTTGAAGATAATGTACTAATTGGTGCTAATGCAGTAGTTTTAGAAGGTATTAAAGTAGGTGAGGGCGCGGTAGTAGCTGCAGGTGCAATTGTTACTGAAGACGTTGCTCCTTACACTGTGGTTGCAGGTGTTCCTGCTAGAAAAATCAAGGATATCGATGATAAAACAATTTCAAAAACTGAAATCATTCAAGCTTTACGACAATTAAATCAATAA
- a CDS encoding LysR family transcriptional regulator — MQIDDIRLIITLSEEKNMRKAAERLFVSQPALSQRLQNLEKQIGSELFIRSQKGLIITASGEIILNYAKKMEETYQTMLEQLQILKSDISGTLKIAVSSVVAQYWLPPVLKKYVSSYPEVQVSLFTGWSSEITNRLYENEVHLAIVRGNQNWFGEKELLFSDELLLVDTKKHSLEEYKTIQRPFIQFKSNSNYYQLIQSWWYEHFNSLPKHEIVVDQIETCKQFVLNGLGFAILPSSVLHDVSDENIIKTPLITKEQSGLYRDTYLLYNRDAMKLKQVEGFIESIRKKNKD; from the coding sequence GTGCAAATTGATGATATACGTTTAATAATTACTTTGTCTGAAGAGAAGAATATGAGGAAGGCAGCTGAGAGGTTGTTTGTATCTCAACCAGCTTTAAGTCAAAGACTACAAAATTTAGAGAAGCAGATTGGTAGTGAATTGTTTATTCGTTCTCAAAAAGGATTGATTATTACTGCCTCAGGTGAAATCATATTAAATTACGCGAAAAAAATGGAAGAAACGTATCAAACAATGTTAGAGCAGTTACAAATTTTAAAATCCGATATTTCAGGTACTTTAAAGATTGCCGTTTCATCTGTTGTTGCGCAATACTGGCTACCACCAGTTTTAAAAAAATATGTTTCAAGCTATCCAGAAGTACAAGTTTCACTTTTTACCGGTTGGAGTAGTGAAATCACAAATCGCTTATATGAAAATGAAGTTCATCTAGCTATTGTGCGAGGAAACCAAAATTGGTTTGGAGAAAAGGAATTACTTTTTTCTGATGAATTATTGTTAGTTGATACAAAAAAACATAGTCTTGAGGAATATAAAACGATACAAAGACCATTTATTCAGTTTAAAAGTAATTCAAATTATTATCAGCTGATCCAGTCATGGTGGTATGAGCATTTTAATTCATTACCAAAACATGAAATTGTAGTCGATCAAATTGAAACATGTAAGCAATTTGTATTGAATGGACTAGGTTTTGCCATTTTACCTTCCTCTGTATTACATGATGTTAGTGATGAAAATATTATAAAAACACCTTTAATTACAAAAGAACAATCAGGGTTATATCGCGATACATACTTACTTTATAATCGAGATGCGATGAAATTAAAACAAGTAGAAGGTTTTATAGAATCAATTCGAAAAAAAAATAAAGATTAA
- the cbpB gene encoding cyclic-di-AMP-binding protein CbpB — MISIDGSQFFEHKVEEVIISSEKVAHVQIGNSLEHALLVLTKSGYSSIPVLNPKFQLLGLISTSMILDRILGLERIEFERLSNMKVEEVMGTEIPLLKTTDTLAKGLESVVDHPFVCVVDANNTFEGILTRRAILKQLNKNVRRYNKH, encoded by the coding sequence TTGATTAGTATTGATGGTTCACAATTTTTTGAACATAAAGTAGAAGAAGTCATTATTTCAAGTGAAAAAGTAGCTCATGTACAAATTGGTAATAGTTTGGAGCATGCATTATTAGTACTTACAAAATCTGGGTATTCTTCAATTCCAGTGTTAAATCCAAAGTTTCAGTTGCTAGGTTTAATTAGTACATCTATGATATTAGATAGAATACTTGGATTAGAAAGAATTGAATTTGAACGGTTAAGTAATATGAAAGTTGAAGAGGTAATGGGAACTGAAATACCATTATTAAAAACGACTGATACACTCGCTAAAGGGCTTGAATCTGTAGTTGATCATCCTTTTGTATGTGTGGTTGATGCTAATAATACGTTTGAAGGTATATTAACTCGTAGAGCGATTTTAAAACAATTGAATAAAAATGTTAGAAGATATAATAAGCATTAA
- the abbA gene encoding antirepressor AbbA, with product MLSEQNFTEDELSLLVDTVMKQNYAIELISSQITDIENGLMDAGEDQYERLVHLYQKLRDLGL from the coding sequence ATGCTAAGTGAACAAAATTTCACAGAAGATGAATTGTCTTTATTGGTCGACACAGTAATGAAACAAAATTATGCAATTGAACTCATTTCATCACAGATAACTGATATAGAAAATGGTTTAATGGATGCAGGCGAGGATCAATACGAAAGATTAGTACATTTATATCAAAAATTAAGGGATTTAGGGCTATGA
- a CDS encoding ribonuclease H-like YkuK family protein, which translates to MSFDHVVDRLYHFVKSDPNKQYRLSIGTDSQVHSNGTKFITALHLHRVGNGAWGCLHTCWHHKKIRNLKEKIFLETMYSQEIAFLLSPFHLEKIFSPLHENANSNNFSFEIHLDIGTMGLTKEFIQEMTSKVSAMGIIPKIKPDSYTAFSYANKFTK; encoded by the coding sequence ATGAGTTTTGATCATGTAGTTGATCGGCTATATCACTTTGTAAAAAGTGATCCTAATAAACAATATCGACTTTCCATTGGAACAGATTCTCAGGTTCATAGTAATGGAACTAAGTTTATTACAGCACTTCACTTGCATAGAGTAGGTAATGGAGCTTGGGGATGTTTACATACGTGTTGGCATCACAAGAAAATCCGAAATTTAAAGGAGAAAATATTTCTAGAAACTATGTATAGTCAGGAAATAGCTTTTTTATTATCACCTTTTCATTTAGAAAAAATTTTTAGTCCTCTTCATGAAAATGCTAACTCGAATAATTTTAGTTTTGAAATTCATCTAGATATTGGTACGATGGGGCTAACGAAAGAATTTATACAAGAAATGACATCTAAAGTAAGTGCAATGGGCATCATTCCTAAGATAAAACCTGATTCTTATACAGCATTTAGTTATGCAAATAAATTTACAAAATAA
- a CDS encoding YkuJ family protein, protein MSLLLGILERLESLKQQATNGEVAQRYFEVNGERKCSVKYSEKNETFELEVFQQGEKPQTFPFDNIDMVAIEIYEIIS, encoded by the coding sequence ATGTCTTTATTATTAGGAATTTTAGAACGCTTAGAAAGTTTAAAACAACAAGCTACGAACGGTGAGGTTGCTCAAAGATATTTTGAAGTTAACGGTGAAAGAAAGTGTAGCGTAAAGTATTCTGAGAAAAATGAAACTTTTGAATTAGAAGTATTTCAACAAGGTGAAAAACCACAAACGTTCCCATTCGATAATATCGATATGGTAGCAATTGAAATATATGAAATTATTTCATAA
- a CDS encoding glutaredoxin domain-containing protein: MKIELFTQDGCPPCEFLKNYLKEMNASYIEYNVSQDESAKKRMMFELDSYSTPTLIIDDEVIRGVQMEQIEAALQKF, from the coding sequence ATGAAGATCGAATTATTCACACAAGATGGATGCCCTCCTTGTGAATTTTTGAAAAATTATTTAAAAGAAATGAATGCTTCTTATATTGAATATAACGTATCACAAGATGAAAGTGCTAAAAAAAGAATGATGTTTGAGTTAGATTCATACTCAACACCTACCTTAATAATTGATGATGAGGTAATTAGAGGCGTTCAAATGGAGCAAATTGAAGCCGCATTACAAAAATTTTAA
- a CDS encoding class I SAM-dependent methyltransferase produces MEYRGSTVYNQDDFFSEYIRRKNREDSPNNAIEGPIINELIGNVDRKNILDLGCGDASFGNELLQQGAKTFTGIEGSEHMIKAALTNLKDTVGTIQHTSIEDYHFPTNSFELVTSRFALHYISNIELVFQKIFNCLKENSHFIFSVQHPLTTASFLSKLSGDRRENWIVDDYFRTGERKEPWMNKVVVKYHRTIEQYFNLLRKTGFRIDQLHEGTPKQIHFKSEEEFLRRQRIPIVLVFSCFK; encoded by the coding sequence ATGGAGTATCGTGGTTCAACGGTCTACAATCAAGATGATTTTTTTTCAGAATACATTCGACGTAAGAATAGAGAAGATAGTCCTAACAATGCAATCGAAGGACCCATCATCAATGAACTAATTGGGAATGTTGATCGAAAAAACATATTAGATTTAGGTTGTGGTGACGCATCCTTCGGTAATGAACTTCTCCAACAAGGAGCTAAAACCTTTACAGGTATTGAGGGATCAGAGCACATGATTAAAGCAGCATTGACCAATTTAAAGGATACAGTAGGTACCATCCAACATACTTCAATCGAGGATTATCATTTTCCTACAAATTCATTTGAACTTGTCACTTCTAGATTTGCACTACACTATATTTCAAACATTGAGCTAGTATTTCAAAAAATATTTAATTGCTTAAAAGAAAACAGCCATTTTATATTTAGTGTACAACATCCATTAACTACTGCCTCCTTTTTAAGCAAACTCTCAGGAGATCGACGCGAAAATTGGATTGTAGACGATTACTTTCGAACTGGCGAAAGAAAAGAACCATGGATGAATAAAGTTGTAGTCAAATACCATCGAACAATTGAACAATATTTTAATCTTTTAAGAAAAACTGGATTCCGGATCGATCAATTACATGAAGGTACTCCAAAACAAATACATTTTAAAAGCGAAGAAGAGTTTTTAAGAAGACAAAGAATACCAATCGTACTTGTCTTTTCTTGTTTTAAATAA
- a CDS encoding EAL-associated domain-containing protein, which translates to MDPLDVISNLDKVVPYFQPIYGADTQNCVGVEVVGRLKLENLHSLEFFFANDLVPDDYLLEVDNHILIQALDEVVQSKFDGGIFINRHPSALLSDDPENLLSILQSYEEKGIHLNKIVIILQHQLFYGFEKELKNLITYYQTYGIKFAINSVNEKLINLEKLRFLSPDIIKIDFKMVQQLHTSSFQDLLNSVIYVARKVGASMYYDGIIDSIQLRNAWKNGGRFYQGAYLFIPQPSISQLNHECEPLKNDILKYIRGEKNKLIALRDMTNLIQQKVESTINKFKLGADLNSFLINISSELNSFCFRMYICDEDGFQQSANLFKINGEQWELQEKYKGRNWSWRPYFLETVLKMQSNDQGQLSDMYRDIETGEKIRTFSYPMNNGSYLYIDLSYDFLFKHNELLF; encoded by the coding sequence ATGGATCCTTTAGACGTAATAAGTAACTTAGATAAAGTCGTACCATATTTTCAACCAATCTATGGAGCCGATACACAAAATTGTGTAGGAGTAGAGGTTGTTGGTAGACTGAAACTTGAAAATTTACACAGCCTTGAATTCTTCTTTGCAAATGATTTGGTGCCAGATGACTACTTATTAGAGGTTGACAATCATATATTAATTCAAGCTCTCGATGAAGTTGTACAATCTAAATTCGATGGTGGTATTTTTATTAATCGTCACCCTTCAGCGCTTCTTTCAGATGACCCAGAAAATCTTTTATCAATTTTACAATCTTATGAAGAGAAGGGCATACATCTAAATAAAATTGTCATTATTCTTCAACATCAACTTTTTTATGGTTTTGAGAAAGAACTAAAAAATTTAATTACATATTATCAAACTTATGGTATTAAATTTGCAATTAATAGCGTAAATGAGAAGTTAATTAACTTAGAAAAACTTCGATTTTTGTCTCCTGATATCATTAAAATCGATTTTAAAATGGTTCAACAACTTCATACATCATCATTTCAAGATTTATTAAATTCCGTAATTTATGTGGCAAGAAAAGTAGGGGCATCGATGTACTATGACGGAATAATCGATTCAATTCAATTAAGAAATGCATGGAAGAATGGTGGAAGATTCTATCAAGGCGCATACTTGTTTATACCACAACCATCAATTAGTCAGTTAAATCATGAATGTGAGCCACTAAAGAATGATATCTTAAAATATATTCGAGGCGAAAAGAACAAATTAATTGCGCTAAGAGATATGACTAATTTAATACAACAAAAAGTCGAATCGACAATTAATAAATTTAAATTAGGAGCGGATTTAAATTCATTTTTAATTAATATATCTAGTGAATTAAATTCCTTTTGTTTTAGGATGTATATTTGTGATGAGGATGGTTTTCAGCAATCAGCTAACTTGTTTAAAATTAATGGTGAGCAGTGGGAGCTTCAAGAAAAGTATAAAGGTAGGAACTGGAGCTGGAGGCCATATTTTTTAGAAACAGTTTTGAAAATGCAATCAAATGATCAGGGTCAATTATCAGATATGTACAGAGATATTGAAACCGGTGAAAAGATTCGAACGTTTTCTTATCCGATGAATAATGGAAGCTATTTATATATTGACTTAAGTTATGATTTTTTATTTAAACATAATGAGTTACTTTTTTAA
- the fadH gene encoding 2,4-dienoyl-CoA reductase gives MKDKVVIVTGGSSGMGKAMAMRFAKEGAKVVIAGRDLEKLNNAKEEIEQFDGQVLPIAMDVRDPDLIKNMVNEVDQTFGTIDFLVNNAAGNFICAAEDLSVNGWNTVINIVLNGTFYCSSEVGRYMIQHKIKGAITNIIATYAWDAGPGVIHSASAKAGVLAMTRTLAVEWGRKYGIRVNAIAPGPIERTGGAAKLWLSEELENRTIQSVPLGRLGTPEEIAGLCAYLFSNEAGYINGSCFTMDGGQSLHQYPF, from the coding sequence GTGAAGGATAAGGTTGTGATCGTTACTGGTGGCTCTAGTGGTATGGGGAAAGCAATGGCTATGCGTTTTGCAAAGGAAGGTGCAAAAGTGGTCATTGCCGGAAGAGATTTAGAAAAATTAAATAATGCAAAGGAAGAAATTGAACAATTTGATGGTCAAGTATTACCAATAGCAATGGATGTTCGGGATCCTGATTTAATTAAAAATATGGTAAATGAAGTTGATCAAACATTTGGGACGATCGATTTCTTAGTAAATAATGCGGCAGGTAATTTTATTTGTGCTGCGGAGGATTTGTCTGTAAACGGTTGGAACACGGTTATAAATATAGTTTTAAACGGAACCTTTTATTGTAGTTCTGAAGTAGGACGGTATATGATACAACATAAGATTAAAGGTGCAATTACAAATATAATTGCTACATATGCTTGGGATGCGGGTCCTGGAGTCATACACTCTGCATCAGCTAAAGCCGGTGTTCTTGCTATGACAAGAACATTAGCAGTTGAGTGGGGTAGGAAATATGGAATTAGAGTCAATGCGATTGCTCCTGGACCTATTGAGCGGACAGGTGGAGCGGCTAAACTATGGCTTTCTGAGGAATTAGAAAACAGAACAATACAAAGTGTACCACTAGGCAGGTTAGGTACTCCAGAAGAAATAGCAGGACTTTGTGCATATTTATTTTCAAATGAGGCTGGTTATATTAATGGTTCTTGTTTTACAATGGATGGAGGACAGTCCTTACATCAATACCCATTCTAG
- a CDS encoding metallophosphoesterase — MKIKLISFFLLLICTIYYSVYVEPTSIRTKHLTFSDNRLNSNTTIKLIQISDTHFKHKKDIERFKKVVNNINQMKPDFILFTGDLVSDIRKFSYKHEVIQLLKELSPKIGKLAIYGNHDHGGYFTEQYEELLSESNFILLKNEEITYYVQNQKVSFIGLDDYMLGNKQYNEILERIQKNSYTVVLAHEPDIADLTKNYPINLQLSGHSHGGQIYLPLYKSFIMPPYAKKYNRGVYTLSSKYNSHLVVSNGIGTTKLPIRLFTPPEIVSIEISGQITPHNSHPY; from the coding sequence TTGAAAATAAAACTTATATCATTTTTTTTACTATTAATTTGTACAATCTATTACTCAGTCTATGTTGAGCCAACATCAATTCGAACTAAGCATTTAACTTTTTCAGACAATCGGTTAAATTCGAATACTACTATTAAATTAATCCAAATCTCTGATACTCATTTTAAACATAAAAAAGATATAGAACGATTTAAAAAGGTCGTAAATAATATAAATCAAATGAAGCCAGATTTTATTCTATTTACTGGGGATTTGGTTAGTGATATACGAAAGTTTTCCTACAAGCATGAAGTTATTCAGCTTTTAAAGGAACTTAGTCCAAAAATAGGAAAGCTTGCAATATACGGTAACCATGATCATGGAGGTTATTTTACTGAACAATACGAAGAACTGTTATCCGAAAGCAATTTTATATTATTAAAAAACGAAGAAATAACTTATTACGTTCAAAACCAAAAAGTTTCATTTATCGGTCTCGATGATTATATGTTAGGAAACAAACAATATAATGAAATTTTAGAGAGAATTCAAAAAAATAGTTATACAGTTGTTCTCGCTCATGAACCTGACATTGCTGATTTGACAAAAAACTATCCGATAAATCTTCAGCTCTCTGGACATAGTCACGGCGGTCAAATCTATTTACCTTTATATAAGTCCTTTATAATGCCTCCTTATGCAAAGAAATACAACCGAGGTGTTTATACTCTCTCAAGTAAGTATAATAGTCATTTAGTCGTTTCAAATGGAATTGGAACAACTAAACTACCAATTCGCTTATTTACTCCACCTGAAATCGTATCAATTGAAATTTCAGGTCAAATAACTCCTCACAATTCTCACCCATACTAG
- a CDS encoding YkyB family protein, which yields MKSKEPSLNKLNFTNEEIFQAIFVVNKHAKTALEPSELYSLKRQAILKLIDKGIAKKVGLHFSNNPKSSKQQSDVLIACGDFFFHIPPLKEDFKLLPHLGILENTHRNPKVSMSLSYAKKILHHFIGIQNVKSENHFKNGSNYRRNTPGQFLRASSFLNNSTFTFPSEPIRKNKGKQEK from the coding sequence ATGAAATCGAAAGAACCTAGCCTGAATAAACTAAATTTTACAAATGAAGAAATTTTTCAGGCAATATTTGTTGTAAATAAACATGCTAAAACAGCACTTGAACCAAGTGAACTATATTCACTAAAAAGACAAGCTATATTAAAGCTTATTGATAAAGGAATTGCTAAGAAAGTTGGATTACATTTTTCAAATAATCCCAAGTCAAGTAAACAACAATCTGATGTGTTGATTGCTTGTGGAGATTTTTTCTTTCATATACCACCTTTAAAAGAAGACTTTAAACTTCTCCCGCATTTAGGAATATTAGAAAATACTCATCGTAACCCAAAAGTATCCATGTCTTTAAGCTATGCAAAAAAAATACTTCATCATTTCATAGGTATTCAAAACGTTAAATCTGAAAACCATTTCAAAAACGGATCTAACTACCGAAGAAATACCCCAGGGCAATTTTTAAGAGCTTCTTCATTTCTAAATAACTCTACATTTACTTTTCCGAGTGAACCAATTCGTAAAAATAAAGGTAAGCAAGAGAAATAA
- a CDS encoding phage holin, with translation MFGNNNLQDLIRYIAGFLFALQLLLNSFGFKFLNNEQIDAVINIISFLFILYFGTKHNYLGKKGQAQKAVLQEAGLEKTNKQTNSD, from the coding sequence CTGTTCGGTAATAATAACTTACAAGATCTTATTCGTTATATTGCTGGGTTCTTATTTGCACTTCAATTGTTACTAAATTCTTTTGGGTTTAAATTCCTAAATAATGAACAAATTGATGCTGTAATAAATATAATTTCATTCCTTTTTATTTTATACTTCGGTACTAAGCATAATTATTTAGGTAAAAAAGGACAAGCTCAAAAGGCTGTACTTCAAGAAGCAGGATTAGAAAAAACAAATAAGCAGACAAATTCGGATTAA